CCCATCCAATTCCGCGGCCGGCACGTGGGAGCGATTCGCTCCCACTACGCCAGCGTCCCGGCCGGGGCGAGCCTGGCCCTTTTCGGCTCCTCGGGTTTCCTCGAGCTTTCCGTCCGGCAGGGAAGCTTCGCCCGGGAATTTAAAGCCTCAGTGGGAGATCCAGTTGAGTGCATCAGCCCTAGGCGTCTCAGGTAAGGTCCGCCTCAGGCCCGGGCAGGAGAAGCGCCTGCTGGCCGGGCATCTTTGGGTATTCTCGAACGAAATCCATGAGATCGAGGGAGCGCCCCCGGCCGGGAGTGTGGTCGAGGTCTACGCCTCCCTCGGGCGCCTCTTGGGCGTCGCCTTCTACAACCCCGCAAGCCTCATCGCCTGTCGCATGCTCTCTTGGGGGCCCGCGGAGATCGGGATTGATTTCTTTCGCGGGCGCTTGGCCGCGGCCCTGGCCTACCGGGAAAAAACCTGCTCGCCGGAAACATCCTATCGGCTGGCCTTCGGGGAATCCGACGGCCTTCCGGGGCTAGTGGTCGACCGCTACGGGGCCTGTCTCGTTCTGCAGATTCTCTCGGCGGGCATGGAGGCCTGCCTGCCCCTGATCGAGCAGGCCCTGGGGGAGCTCCTGTCTCCCAAGGGCATCTACCTTAAAAACGACCATCGCCTGAGGTCCTTGGAGGGGCTGGCCCAGGAGTGCCGGGTCCTGTCTGGGAGCGTGCCGGACAAGCTTCAGATATCGGAGGGAGGGCTGCGCTTTTCCGTGCCCGTCGGGGGAGGGCAAAAGACGGGGTTTTATTTCGACCAGCGCGAGAACCGGGTCTTTCTGCGGCCCTATTTCAAGGGGCGCGCGGTGCTCGACCTCTACAGCTACACCGGAGCGTTCGGGATCAACGCGGCCAAATTCGGGGCCAAGGCCGTTCTGGGCCTGGACAGTTCCGGGCCCGCGGTTGAGCTGGCCCGCGAGAACGCCGCGATGAACGCAGTGGCGGAGTTGACGACCTTCGAGGAGGGCGACGCCGAGGAGGCCTTGCGCGATTTCGCGGAGAACCGCCAGCCCTTCAAGCCTGACATGATCCTTCTAGATCCGCCGAGCCTGGCTCCGTCCAAGAAGCACCTGCCCAAGGCCCTGCGCCATTACGTCAAGCTTAACGCCTGGGCCCTCAAGGCCTTACCCGATGGGGGGCTCTTGGCCACGAGTTCCTGCTCCCATCATGTGAGTCGGGAGATCTTCATCGAGATGCTGCGCCATGCCCAAGCCAAGGCCGGGCGCCGGACGAGGCTCGTTTCCTTGAAGGGGCAGGGCGCCGATCATCCGGCGCTTCTGGCCATGCCGGAGACCGAATATCTGCATTTCGCCTTGCTGGAGGTTATATAGGGGGTTTACTCGTCCTTCGAGTTGATTCCCATCATGGCCGCGAGGCTCGTCCAATCAGACTGCATGCGATTGTACTGATCCTCGAGCTCCTGCCAGCCACGCTCGAATTCCGGCGGCGTTTCCGAGCCGCCCTTTTTCCTGCCGGTGTTTTTCCGACTCGATGCGGGCCACTTCTTGGAAGGCTGTCGTTTCATGACTCTCGCCTGGCAGTATAGCCCTGGAAGGTGGATTCGTCAACACTTTTTTTGCTAGTGTCGAAGCTTCAAGGGGACTGATATGAAAATTTTTCTTCTCTTGCTCGCCGCCGCCGTCCCGACCCATGCCTCCAGGGTGATCATTGGTTTTCATGGGGGGGGCTCCGCCCTCCAGGCCCAGGCCCTGCAGTCGCTCGGCGTCCAGGAGGTGGAGCGCATCGAGGAGCTGGACGCGGCCTTGGCCGAGATCCCGGATGGCGAGGTAAGCGTTGAGGCCATCCAGGAGCGGGCCCTCGCCCAGCCTGCGGTGGCCTGGGTGGAGGAGGACTCCTACATCCATTGGCTGAGTCAGGCTGATTCGGCCGTGGTCCCGGCCGCGCCTGCGGCAAAGAGAAGCGAAGCCTCCGGTCCAGAGATAGACTGGGGAGTGCAGAAGATCAATGCTCCCGCGGCCTGGGCCAAGAACCAGGGAGAGGGAGTGCGGGTGGCCGTGCTCGACACGGGCATCAATTTCGCGCACCCCGACTTGGCGGAGGCGGTCGCCGGAGGCTACAACGCCTTCGACGCCGAGGCGACTTTCCGGGATGACAACGGGCACGGCAGCCATGTCGCCGGCATCATCGCGGCCCGCTACAACGGCTTCGGCGTGGTCGGCGTCGCCCCCAAGGCCCGCCTGTACGCGGTCAAGGTCCTCGATGAGAAGGGCGGCGCTGGTTTTTTCTCTTTGGCCAAGGGCTTGGTTTGGTGCGCCAGGAACGGCATGCAGGTGGCCAACTTGAGCCTTTCCTCCCCGGCTTTTTCCCTCATCATCAAGGCCGCGACCGCCTACGCCTCCGCCAGGGGTGTTGTCATCGTCGCGGCCGCGGGCAACAACAAGGGAGGTGCTGTGGAATATCCCGCGGCTCACGGCGAGGCGATCGCCGTCGCCGCCATGCGGTCGGACGGAAAGATCGCCGACTTCTCGGCCCGCGGGCCTAAGATCGAGTTCGCCGCCCCCGGCGTGGACATCCGATCCACCTTCCTCAAGCAGGAGTACCAGTGGCTTTCGGGGACCTCGATGGCGGCCCCCCACGTGGCGGGCCTGGCGGCGCTTGCCGTGGCCCAAGGGGCACGCGATCCTGGGCAGGTGCGGGAGATGCTCTTGCGCGCTTCGTCTGCCTTGGACAAGGACAACCCCGCCGAGCAGAACTACAGGCTCGTGGACGCCGCGAAAATCGTCCAGTGACGCTGGAGCCCTTATAGGACTTTAGACCTATTCATAAATAGGCCTTTAGGCCCATGTGCGGGATTTGCCATTCCTTTACCATGAACGGCGTGAGGTAGGCCGCACATATTAAGGAGGGTTTATGAAAGGTCCGATCGCTTCGCTCCTGGCCATGCTGGCCCTGGCCTGCCTTCCGGCCGAGGCCCTCGCCAAGAGAGTCATCATTACCTTCGAGCCGCGCGCGTCCCCGGAAGCGCGCCAGAAAATCCTGGCGCAAATCGGAGCCCGGCCCCTGGGCACCATCCAAAGCAACGGCCACAGCGCCGAGGAGTTCTTAGCCGTGGTGGCCGAGGCCGGCGAGCCGGCCTCGGCAGAGGGAGGCCTTTTCGGCCGCTTCCAGGCGGCTTCCCTCGGCGCTGACTCTCACGCAGAGCCGCCGGTTCCGCCCGGAATCCACATCGAGGAGGACTATAACGTCCGCTGGATAGAGGCCTTGCCGGCTTTCCAGCCGCCCTCCCTCTCCCCCGGAGGCCTCGGCAGATTCCGCTCCACCGCGGCTTCGTTCAGGGCCGCGGCGGAGCGCGGGGAAATCACCTGGAACATGCGCGCGATCAGGGCTCCCGGCGCCTGGGACTACACCGAGGGCGAAAAAGTGGACGTGGCCGTGATCGATACGGGCGTGGATTATTCCCATAAGGATCTGGAGGGCGCCGTGGACGGAGGTTACAATGCCATCACGGATTCTGAGTCGCCGGAGAGCTACATGGACGACAACGGCCACGGTACCCACGTGGCGGGCATCATAGGCGCAAGGCGCAACGGCTGGGGAGTCGTCGGAGTGGCTCCCAAAGCCCGCCTTTACGCGGTCAAGGTCCTGAGCAAGGACGGCAGCGGGAACTTGAGCGACGTGATCAAGGGTCTGATTTGGTCCGCCAATAACGGCATTCAAGTCGTGAATATGAGCCTGGGATCGCCCACCGAGAGCCTGGCCCTGCAAAAAGCCGTGGCTTACGCCAAAGGCCGAGGCGTGGTGATCGTGGCCGCGGCGGGCAATTCCGGAAGGACGGGAGGGGCCGTCAGCTATCCCGCGGCTTATCCGGAGACGATCGCGGTCGCGGCCAGCAATTCGGAGGGCGCTTTGGCCGACTTTTCCAGCCGCGGCGAGAACACTAAGGTCATAGCCCCGGGAGAGGACGTGGTCTCTACCCGCCTGGGAGGGGATTTCGTCCTGCTTTCCGGGACCTCCATGGCGGCGCCCCACGTGACCGGGATAGCGGCCCTTCTGGTTGCTCAGGGCTACCGCGGCCTCACCGGCCCCGATGGGGTGCTGGCCCAGTTCCTCAAGGCCGCGAAGAAGGAGGCGGCCAAGAAGATCTGCTGGAGCAAGGATGTTTGCGCGGCTCTCGTCGACGCCAAGGACCTGGTTTCCGAGCGCGCCGCGCATTAACCCCGCCGCATTTAGTACACTGCGTACATGGCCCCGGCGGCTTCTTTGGGTATTTTGGCTGGAGCGGCGGTTGTTTTAGGAGCGTGCGGGTACCTGCGGTTCAAGGGCATCCTCAAGCGCACGCAGGCGGAGCTCCTTCAGGAGCGCACCAAGCTCGAAACCCTCATCAGGAACATTCCAGAGGCCCTGGTCCTGTCGAATTTGCGGGGAGACATCCTGTACATGAATCCCGCGGCCCAGGAGGTCCTCGGCGTCAGGCCCGAGATCGGCCAAGGCAAGCTTTCGGGGGAGTGGGCGAGAACGGTCGAAATCCGCCAGCAGATCCAGAGGATATTGGAGAACCACACCCGCGTCGAGGTGGTGGAGCTTCAGGTCCCAAGGGCGGGGGGAAACGTCTTGCGCCATTACAGAACCTTGGTGACCTTGTTCTCCGTCCCCGACATGTTGGAGATGAGCGTCATGCTCCTCCTGCGCGACATCACCGATGAGCGCCAACTCGACTCCCTCAAGACCGAGTTTTTCCAGGCCGTGGCCCATGACTTGAGGGCCCCGCTTTTCGCCATGCAGGGCTATCTGCGCCTGCTGGAGAAGTCGGTGGGCCCCGACAAGCACCAGCAGGGCTACTTCGATGCCATCAACCAATCCTGCGAGAAACTGACTCTCTTCATCCAAGATACCTTGGATTCGGCGCGCATCGAGTCCGGTCAGCTAAAGCTCGCGGTTTC
This is a stretch of genomic DNA from Elusimicrobiota bacterium. It encodes these proteins:
- a CDS encoding class I SAM-dependent rRNA methyltransferase; this translates as MSASALGVSGKVRLRPGQEKRLLAGHLWVFSNEIHEIEGAPPAGSVVEVYASLGRLLGVAFYNPASLIACRMLSWGPAEIGIDFFRGRLAAALAYREKTCSPETSYRLAFGESDGLPGLVVDRYGACLVLQILSAGMEACLPLIEQALGELLSPKGIYLKNDHRLRSLEGLAQECRVLSGSVPDKLQISEGGLRFSVPVGGGQKTGFYFDQRENRVFLRPYFKGRAVLDLYSYTGAFGINAAKFGAKAVLGLDSSGPAVELARENAAMNAVAELTTFEEGDAEEALRDFAENRQPFKPDMILLDPPSLAPSKKHLPKALRHYVKLNAWALKALPDGGLLATSSCSHHVSREIFIEMLRHAQAKAGRRTRLVSLKGQGADHPALLAMPETEYLHFALLEVI
- a CDS encoding S8 family peptidase, yielding MKIFLLLLAAAVPTHASRVIIGFHGGGSALQAQALQSLGVQEVERIEELDAALAEIPDGEVSVEAIQERALAQPAVAWVEEDSYIHWLSQADSAVVPAAPAAKRSEASGPEIDWGVQKINAPAAWAKNQGEGVRVAVLDTGINFAHPDLAEAVAGGYNAFDAEATFRDDNGHGSHVAGIIAARYNGFGVVGVAPKARLYAVKVLDEKGGAGFFSLAKGLVWCARNGMQVANLSLSSPAFSLIIKAATAYASARGVVIVAAAGNNKGGAVEYPAAHGEAIAVAAMRSDGKIADFSARGPKIEFAAPGVDIRSTFLKQEYQWLSGTSMAAPHVAGLAALAVAQGARDPGQVREMLLRASSALDKDNPAEQNYRLVDAAKIVQ
- a CDS encoding S8 family peptidase, which translates into the protein MKGPIASLLAMLALACLPAEALAKRVIITFEPRASPEARQKILAQIGARPLGTIQSNGHSAEEFLAVVAEAGEPASAEGGLFGRFQAASLGADSHAEPPVPPGIHIEEDYNVRWIEALPAFQPPSLSPGGLGRFRSTAASFRAAAERGEITWNMRAIRAPGAWDYTEGEKVDVAVIDTGVDYSHKDLEGAVDGGYNAITDSESPESYMDDNGHGTHVAGIIGARRNGWGVVGVAPKARLYAVKVLSKDGSGNLSDVIKGLIWSANNGIQVVNMSLGSPTESLALQKAVAYAKGRGVVIVAAAGNSGRTGGAVSYPAAYPETIAVAASNSEGALADFSSRGENTKVIAPGEDVVSTRLGGDFVLLSGTSMAAPHVTGIAALLVAQGYRGLTGPDGVLAQFLKAAKKEAAKKICWSKDVCAALVDAKDLVSERAAH
- a CDS encoding PAS domain-containing protein gives rise to the protein MAPAASLGILAGAAVVLGACGYLRFKGILKRTQAELLQERTKLETLIRNIPEALVLSNLRGDILYMNPAAQEVLGVRPEIGQGKLSGEWARTVEIRQQIQRILENHTRVEVVELQVPRAGGNVLRHYRTLVTLFSVPDMLEMSVMLLLRDITDERQLDSLKTEFFQAVAHDLRAPLFAMQGYLRLLEKSVGPDKHQQGYFDAINQSCEKLTLFIQDTLDSARIESGQLKLAVSPMNPQLMVSRAMNLFRPLAHEKGIRLETQAGMDAPDSVDVDERLMERVFYNLLSNALKFTPRGGAITVHTRRVGPGTAEFCVADTGLGLPPEVKSRIFEKFCPRPQGQTVSGFGLGLHICHKIVQVHKGRIWADSEPGRGSQFIIQIPVKHLA